The Pyrobaculum sp. 3827-6 genome has a segment encoding these proteins:
- the cas2 gene encoding CRISPR-associated endonuclease Cas2, with protein MELYLLVIYDISDDELRVRVADFLKSKGLVRVQRSAFIGPGSTALKREVEAGLAGLVRGRRGVNVQVFLLTGACYKTCSVVGDVRYEWDGGLVVT; from the coding sequence GTGGAGCTGTATCTCTTGGTTATCTACGACATTTCTGATGACGAGTTGCGGGTTAGGGTTGCGGATTTTCTCAAGTCTAAGGGGCTTGTGAGAGTTCAGCGGTCTGCCTTTATTGGGCCGGGCTCCACCGCCCTTAAGCGGGAGGTGGAGGCGGGGCTGGCGGGGCTGGTGAGGGGGCGGCGTGGGGTGAACGTGCAGGTGTTCCTCTTGACTGGGGCGTGCTACAAGACGTGTTCTGTTGTCGGCGACGTGAGGTACGAGTGGGACGGGGGGCTCGTGGTGACGTAG